One Mycolicibacterium crocinum DNA window includes the following coding sequences:
- a CDS encoding type II toxin-antitoxin system VapC family toxin yields MIVVDASAVVTALLNDGPARRLMGEERLHVPHLIDSEVVSALRRRTLAGGLSPAHGWGAIAAWGQIAATRYSAMGLLDRIWKLRENVSAYDATYVALAEGLGCPLVTLDNRLARTAKLFACPVTVVPS; encoded by the coding sequence ATGATCGTGGTCGACGCCTCGGCGGTGGTCACGGCATTGCTCAACGACGGGCCAGCCAGGCGGCTGATGGGAGAAGAGCGTCTACACGTTCCACACCTGATCGACTCCGAGGTAGTCAGTGCGCTGCGCCGACGCACGCTCGCAGGCGGCCTCAGTCCGGCACATGGGTGGGGTGCCATTGCGGCATGGGGGCAAATCGCTGCCACACGGTATTCGGCTATGGGGCTTCTGGATCGGATCTGGAAGTTGCGCGAAAATGTATCCGCGTATGACGCAACCTACGTCGCGCTTGCCGAAGGTCTTGGTTGTCCGTTGGTGACCCTGGACAATCGATTGGCTCGCACGGCAAAGCTTTTCGCCTGTCCGGTGACGGTCGTCCCCTCATGA
- a CDS encoding antitoxin translates to MKTLYLRNVPDEVLERLERLAQRENMSVSAVALRELSEASRRADNPAVLGALPDLKIRAALILADVAEERSHR, encoded by the coding sequence ATGAAAACGCTGTACTTACGCAACGTGCCCGACGAGGTGCTGGAGCGGCTCGAACGGCTTGCGCAACGGGAGAATATGTCGGTCTCAGCTGTCGCCCTGCGCGAGCTGAGCGAAGCGTCCCGGCGTGCAGACAACCCAGCGGTGTTGGGCGCCTTGCCCGACTTGAAGATCCGGGCTGCGCTGATCCTTGCCGACGTCGCGGAAGAACGTTCGCATCGATGA
- the ruvX gene encoding Holliday junction resolvase RuvX: MSAQNRVPDRPGADDLGRGRRLGVDVGTVRIGVAVSDPDGILATPVETVRRERTGKHLRRLAALVTEHDIVEVIVGLPRTLADRAGTSAQDAVDVADALAERIAPVPVRLADERLTTVVAQRSLREAGVRAKSQRGVIDQAAAVGILQGWLDQRRNATIADTDEGDDA, translated from the coding sequence CTGTCCGCACAGAACCGTGTGCCCGACCGGCCCGGCGCAGACGATCTGGGGCGGGGGCGTCGGCTCGGTGTCGACGTGGGCACGGTACGGATCGGGGTGGCGGTCAGCGACCCCGACGGCATCCTCGCCACCCCGGTGGAGACGGTGCGGCGGGAGCGGACCGGTAAGCATCTGCGGCGGCTCGCCGCGTTGGTCACCGAACACGACATCGTCGAGGTGATCGTCGGCTTGCCGCGCACGCTGGCCGACCGGGCCGGCACATCGGCGCAGGACGCGGTCGACGTGGCCGACGCGCTGGCCGAGCGGATCGCGCCGGTGCCGGTGCGGCTGGCCGACGAACGATTGACGACGGTGGTCGCGCAGCGGTCGCTGCGAGAAGCCGGTGTACGTGCCAAGTCCCAACGCGGCGTGATCGACCAGGCCGCCGCGGTGGGAATCCTGCAGGGCTGGCTCGACCAGCGCCGCAACGCGACTATCGCCGACACAGATGAGGGCGACGATGCCTGA
- a CDS encoding shikimate dehydrogenase gives MTARKAAVLGSPVAHSKSPLLHLAAYRALGLTDWTYERIECTAAELPTLVRGLGPEWVGLSVTMPGKFAALQVADERTERAELVGSANTLVRTDHGWRADNTDIDGVAGALGHVRHLRRAIVLGSGGTAPAAVVALADLGATEVTVVARSRDKAARLLELGRAVDVTAEFCDLTDPGLPAVVATTDVLVSTIPADAAAAYAGVFAGVPVLLDAIYDPWPTPLAASVQDAGGEVISGVQMLLNQAFSQVEQFTGRPAPREQMAAALG, from the coding sequence GTGACGGCGCGTAAGGCGGCAGTCCTCGGCTCGCCGGTCGCGCATTCCAAATCGCCGCTGCTGCACCTGGCGGCCTACCGGGCGCTCGGCCTGACCGACTGGACCTACGAGCGGATCGAGTGCACGGCCGCCGAATTGCCCACGCTGGTCAGGGGTTTGGGGCCCGAGTGGGTGGGGCTTTCGGTGACGATGCCGGGCAAGTTCGCGGCGCTGCAGGTCGCCGACGAGCGCACCGAACGCGCCGAGCTGGTGGGCTCGGCGAACACCCTGGTGCGCACAGATCATGGCTGGCGTGCTGACAACACCGACATCGACGGGGTGGCCGGTGCGCTGGGACACGTCCGTCATCTGCGGCGCGCGATCGTTCTGGGCTCGGGCGGGACCGCGCCCGCCGCGGTGGTGGCGTTGGCCGACCTCGGTGCCACCGAGGTCACCGTGGTCGCCCGAAGTCGCGACAAGGCCGCCCGTCTGCTGGAGTTGGGCCGAGCGGTCGACGTCACCGCGGAGTTCTGCGACCTGACCGACCCGGGGCTCCCAGCGGTGGTGGCCACCACCGACGTTCTGGTGAGCACCATCCCCGCCGACGCGGCCGCCGCCTACGCGGGGGTGTTCGCCGGGGTCCCGGTGCTGCTCGACGCGATCTACGACCCGTGGCCCACTCCACTGGCCGCATCCGTGCAGGACGCCGGGGGTGAGGTGATCAGCGGTGTGCAGATGCTGCTGAACCAGGCGTTCAGTCAGGTCGAACAATTCACAGGCCGACCGGCGCCGCGTGAGCAGATGGCGGCCGCACTGGGTTAA
- the aroQ gene encoding type II 3-dehydroquinate dehydratase codes for MTTVLVLNGPNLDRLGRREPEIYGSTTYDDLVTLVETQATELGMTAVVRQSNSEGQLIDWLHAAADAGDPVILNAGALTHTSIALRDACAELKAPLIEVHISNVHAREEFRHHSYLSGVATGVIVGLGIQGYLLALRYLATPETTLDQP; via the coding sequence ATGACAACGGTTTTGGTGCTCAACGGCCCGAACCTGGACCGGCTCGGCCGGCGCGAGCCCGAGATCTACGGCAGCACAACCTACGACGACCTCGTCACGCTGGTCGAAACCCAGGCCACCGAACTGGGGATGACCGCGGTGGTCCGTCAATCCAACAGCGAAGGTCAGCTGATCGACTGGCTGCACGCCGCCGCCGACGCCGGCGACCCGGTGATCCTCAACGCCGGCGCGCTGACCCACACCTCGATCGCGCTGCGCGACGCGTGCGCCGAGCTCAAGGCCCCGCTGATCGAAGTGCACATCTCCAATGTTCATGCGCGAGAAGAGTTTCGGCACCACTCCTATCTGAGTGGAGTCGCGACCGGCGTGATCGTCGGGCTGGGTATCCAGGGCTACCTGCTGGCGCTGCGCTACCTGGCCACCCCGGAAACGACGCTCGACCAGCCGTGA
- a CDS encoding endolytic transglycosylase MltG, whose protein sequence is MPDDYDDRSGPVAVGPPRGKMSRLERVRAKRNRNRRRAIGAGAAALLVVIVIAAVYLGAKLFSGDSGYSGEGKDDVVIQVHDGDSTTQIGQTLRDKNVISNIKGFVEAAKNNDAIAAIQPGYYTVRTEMSASAAVDRLADPHNRVGKLVIPEGRQLDDIAEVGSGKVTDGIFTLISKSTCVPANGQQKCVSAEDLRRVAEQAPPAQLNVPEWATQPVIALGKNHRRLEGLIAPGTWNVDPAASPQEIVAKLVGQSAEHYVSVGLLDTAAAMRMSPYQILIVGSLVQREAKPHDFAKVARVIYNRLAVPQKLEFDSTVNYPLDRQEVATTDADRAQVTPWNTYAMEGLPATPICSPGQDALAAAERPEPGDWLYFVTVDTEGTTLFTRDYQQHLANIELAKRNGVLDSAR, encoded by the coding sequence ATGCCTGACGACTACGACGATCGTTCCGGCCCGGTCGCGGTCGGACCGCCCCGGGGCAAGATGAGCCGCCTCGAGCGGGTCCGTGCCAAGCGAAACCGCAACCGGCGCAGGGCAATCGGCGCCGGTGCTGCGGCCCTGCTGGTGGTGATCGTGATCGCTGCGGTCTACCTGGGCGCCAAGCTCTTCAGTGGGGACAGCGGGTACTCCGGCGAGGGCAAGGACGACGTCGTCATCCAGGTCCACGACGGGGACTCCACCACCCAGATCGGGCAGACGCTGCGCGACAAGAACGTCATCTCCAACATCAAGGGCTTCGTCGAGGCGGCCAAGAACAACGACGCGATCGCCGCGATCCAGCCGGGCTATTACACGGTGCGCACCGAGATGTCGGCCTCAGCGGCGGTGGATCGGCTGGCCGATCCGCACAACCGGGTGGGCAAGCTGGTCATTCCGGAGGGTCGTCAGCTCGACGACATCGCCGAGGTCGGCTCGGGCAAGGTCACCGACGGCATCTTCACGCTGATCTCCAAGTCCACCTGCGTCCCGGCGAACGGTCAGCAGAAGTGCGTGTCCGCCGAGGATCTGCGCCGGGTGGCCGAGCAGGCGCCGCCGGCGCAGTTGAACGTGCCGGAGTGGGCGACGCAACCCGTGATCGCACTGGGCAAGAACCATCGTCGGCTCGAGGGATTGATCGCGCCCGGCACGTGGAACGTCGACCCGGCCGCGTCGCCACAGGAGATCGTGGCCAAGCTGGTCGGCCAGAGCGCCGAACACTATGTGAGCGTCGGACTGCTGGATACCGCCGCGGCGATGCGCATGTCGCCGTATCAGATCCTGATCGTCGGCTCGCTGGTGCAGCGCGAGGCCAAACCCCATGACTTCGCCAAGGTCGCCCGGGTGATCTACAACCGGCTGGCCGTGCCGCAGAAACTGGAATTCGATTCGACGGTGAACTATCCGTTGGACCGCCAGGAAGTGGCCACCACCGATGCCGACCGGGCGCAGGTGACCCCGTGGAATACGTATGCGATGGAGGGTCTGCCGGCTACGCCGATCTGCTCGCCGGGCCAGGACGCGCTGGCCGCGGCTGAGCGCCCCGAGCCCGGTGACTGGCTGTACTTCGTGACCGTGGACACCGAGGGCACCACGCTGTTCACCCGGGACTACCAGCAACATTTGGCGAACATCGAGCTGGCCAAGCGCAATGGCGTGCTGGACTCCGCGCGATGA
- a CDS encoding DUF58 domain-containing protein, producing MTAHLSRAKRFFGTDTRRLLEGGRYALLHTRSMEFDDLRPYVPGDDVRDIDWKATARSGTVLIKRFVSEKHHKILLVADAGRNMTALAAGGEVKRDVAEAILGAFGLITLGRSDEIGMVYGDARGCASIRAGRGETHIEGMLAHFYRHITTSPGPSDIEAQLRYVATHYRRRMLVVVVSDEPDVTAGLDEVTGRLAARHDMLWACVSDMPAVSGDSDGYDVATGAVVPSRTRLGRRVEAAYRRAEHRRRARLEAFLTAHAIPFTTIGRSDEIRPRLTAMAEVFARAG from the coding sequence ATGACTGCCCATCTCAGCCGGGCCAAACGGTTCTTCGGCACTGACACCCGCCGCCTTCTCGAAGGTGGCCGCTACGCCCTGTTGCACACCCGCAGTATGGAATTCGACGACCTGCGGCCGTACGTGCCGGGCGACGACGTTCGTGATATCGACTGGAAGGCCACCGCGCGGTCGGGCACGGTGTTGATCAAGCGCTTCGTGTCCGAGAAACATCACAAGATCCTTCTGGTCGCCGACGCCGGCCGGAACATGACCGCACTGGCGGCCGGCGGAGAAGTCAAACGCGATGTGGCCGAGGCGATTCTGGGTGCCTTCGGGTTGATCACACTCGGCCGTTCCGATGAGATCGGGATGGTGTACGGCGACGCCAGGGGCTGTGCCAGCATCCGGGCGGGTCGCGGCGAGACGCACATCGAAGGCATGCTCGCCCATTTCTACCGGCACATCACGACCAGTCCCGGGCCCAGCGACATCGAGGCCCAATTGCGCTACGTGGCAACGCATTACCGGCGGCGCATGCTGGTCGTCGTGGTGTCCGACGAACCGGACGTCACCGCCGGGCTCGATGAGGTCACCGGCCGGCTGGCGGCCCGACACGACATGCTGTGGGCTTGTGTGTCCGATATGCCTGCGGTCAGCGGTGACAGCGACGGCTACGACGTGGCGACCGGTGCGGTGGTGCCCAGCCGGACTCGGCTGGGCCGCCGGGTCGAGGCGGCGTACCGCCGCGCTGAACATCGTCGGCGAGCCCGCCTCGAGGCGTTCCTGACCGCACACGCGATCCCGTTCACGACGATCGGCCGCAGCGACGAGATCCGGCCCCGGCTCACCGCAATGGCGGAGGTGTTCGCCCGTGCCGGGTGA
- a CDS encoding AAA family ATPase produces MTTARLHTDSRSLDQARRTVDAVSAAFSATVVGQDNLRESLLIGLAAGGHVLIESVPGLAKTTAARVIADSIHGGFHRIQCTPDLLPSDIIGTQVYEAATNRFVTQLGPVHTNIVLLDEINRSSAKTQSAMLEAMEERQTTIAGTVYPIPEPFLVVATQNPVDQEGTYPLSEAQTDRFMLKDVVAYPSVAEEVEMIHRMDAGLFDRDHRRGAVVGLDDIRTLQQVVRSVQMDPALMRYASELVAVSRNPQVYLDPKLARLVEYGASPRATIAFCRAARALAVLSGRGHVIPDDIAKLAHRILRHRLILGFEAAASGITSDTVIDAILHAVRVP; encoded by the coding sequence ATGACCACCGCACGACTGCATACCGATTCGCGCTCTCTCGACCAGGCCCGCCGCACCGTGGACGCGGTGTCGGCCGCGTTCTCCGCGACCGTGGTCGGCCAGGACAACCTGCGGGAATCGCTGCTGATCGGACTCGCCGCCGGCGGCCACGTGCTGATCGAGAGCGTGCCGGGGCTGGCCAAGACCACCGCCGCGCGGGTGATCGCCGACTCCATCCACGGCGGCTTCCACCGCATCCAGTGCACCCCGGACCTGCTGCCCAGCGACATCATCGGCACCCAGGTGTACGAGGCCGCGACCAACCGTTTCGTCACCCAGCTCGGCCCGGTGCACACCAACATCGTGCTGCTCGACGAGATCAACCGCTCCAGCGCCAAAACGCAGAGCGCGATGCTCGAGGCGATGGAGGAACGGCAGACCACGATCGCCGGCACCGTCTATCCCATTCCCGAGCCGTTCCTCGTGGTCGCCACCCAGAACCCCGTCGATCAGGAGGGCACCTATCCGCTGTCGGAGGCCCAGACCGACCGGTTCATGCTCAAAGACGTCGTGGCCTACCCGTCGGTGGCCGAAGAGGTCGAGATGATCCACCGCATGGACGCCGGGCTGTTCGACAGGGACCATCGCCGCGGCGCGGTGGTGGGACTCGACGACATCCGCACTCTGCAGCAGGTGGTGCGCTCAGTACAGATGGATCCGGCGCTGATGCGCTACGCCAGTGAACTGGTTGCCGTCAGCCGCAACCCGCAGGTGTATCTGGACCCCAAGCTGGCCCGGCTCGTCGAGTACGGCGCCAGCCCCCGCGCCACGATCGCGTTCTGCCGGGCCGCCCGGGCGCTGGCCGTGCTGTCCGGGCGCGGGCATGTCATCCCCGACGACATTGCCAAACTCGCCCACCGCATCCTGCGGCACCGGCTGATCCTGGGCTTCGAGGCGGCGGCGTCCGGAATCACCTCCGACACGGTGATCGACGCCATCCTGCACGCGGTGCGAGTGCCCTAG
- the aroC gene encoding chorismate synthase, with protein sequence MGRVLRWTTAGESHGRALVAVVEGMVAGVRVTSADIAEQLARRRLGYGRGARMKFEQDQVTVLAGVRHGETLGGPIAIEIGNTEWPKWETVMASDPVDAEDLDVARNAPLTRPRPGHADFAGMLKYGFDDARPVLERASARETAARVAAGTVARSFLRQALGVEVLSHVISIGASNPYDGPPPAADDLARIDESPVRASDKDAEADMIDQIEAAKRDGDTLGGIVEVVVHGLPIGLGSFTSGDNRLDSQLAGAVMGIQAIKGVEIGDGFETARRRGSQAHDEMYPGPDGVVRSTNRAGGLEGGMTNGLPLRVRAAMKPISTVPRALATVDMATGDEAVAIHQRSDVCAVPAAGVVVETMVALVLARAVLQKFGGDSLAETRRNVESYLQAVTERMPSESPVRASG encoded by the coding sequence ATGGGACGCGTGTTGCGATGGACGACTGCCGGTGAATCTCATGGCCGCGCGCTGGTAGCCGTGGTCGAAGGCATGGTCGCCGGTGTGCGCGTGACATCCGCCGACATCGCCGAGCAGCTGGCTCGTCGCCGGCTGGGCTACGGCCGCGGCGCCCGGATGAAGTTCGAGCAGGACCAGGTCACCGTGCTGGCCGGCGTCCGCCACGGCGAGACGCTGGGCGGTCCGATCGCCATCGAAATCGGCAACACCGAGTGGCCCAAATGGGAGACCGTGATGGCCTCCGACCCGGTCGACGCCGAAGATCTGGATGTCGCGCGCAACGCGCCCCTGACCCGCCCGCGGCCCGGCCACGCCGACTTCGCAGGCATGCTCAAGTACGGGTTCGACGACGCCCGCCCGGTCCTGGAGCGGGCCAGCGCCCGGGAGACCGCGGCCCGCGTCGCGGCGGGAACCGTCGCCCGGTCCTTCCTGCGACAAGCGCTCGGCGTCGAGGTGCTCTCGCACGTCATCTCGATCGGCGCGTCGAACCCCTACGACGGACCGCCGCCGGCCGCCGACGACCTGGCCCGCATCGACGAGAGCCCGGTCCGGGCGTCCGACAAGGACGCCGAGGCCGACATGATCGACCAGATCGAGGCCGCCAAACGTGACGGCGACACCCTGGGCGGCATCGTCGAGGTCGTCGTGCACGGCCTGCCGATCGGGCTGGGGTCCTTCACCAGCGGCGACAACCGGCTTGACAGCCAGCTCGCCGGCGCGGTGATGGGCATCCAGGCCATCAAGGGCGTCGAGATCGGCGACGGCTTCGAGACGGCGCGCCGCCGTGGCAGCCAGGCGCACGACGAGATGTACCCCGGCCCCGACGGCGTGGTGCGCTCCACCAACCGGGCCGGCGGCCTCGAAGGCGGGATGACCAACGGTCTGCCGCTGCGGGTGCGGGCGGCGATGAAGCCGATTTCCACCGTGCCGCGCGCACTGGCCACCGTCGACATGGCCACCGGCGACGAGGCCGTCGCCATCCACCAGCGTTCCGACGTGTGCGCGGTGCCCGCGGCGGGCGTCGTGGTCGAAACGATGGTCGCCCTGGTGCTGGCCCGCGCGGTGCTGCAGAAGTTCGGCGGTGACTCGCTGGCGGAGACTCGCCGCAACGTCGAGAGCTACCTGCAGGCGGTCACTGAGCGGATGCCGTCGGAGTCGCCAGTTCGGGCGTCGGGGTAG
- a CDS encoding VWA domain-containing protein: MSVHPVLPMALLLVLAAVIVAARAVTLSAVLAHPGDRRRPALLRWGATTVALLLLVAAAARPGIDSPAQSHRDRDAAAASQGANTNVFFVVDRSVDSRVSDYGGAARMSGIRNDMAAIVDTYPKARFAVIGFASAPDIAWPLSEDIWSLKAVIAGLSPYVSVAPDAASQVNAGAAANLLRYQLIQASQQYPGARNLVFYLGEGAGGSTAPQAAFEIGDRVSGGAVFGYGTAAGGPIPGAYVDGAVTYLSDARSGAPAISALDETRLRRVADDLGVQYVHREPTQPVTGALPQLKPGSGAESASLSSTPVPDRVELYWFLALLAAVALLPEIYLTVREFWRNRTSRREAR, encoded by the coding sequence ATGAGTGTGCACCCTGTGCTGCCGATGGCGCTGCTGCTGGTGCTGGCCGCCGTGATCGTCGCCGCCCGGGCGGTGACGTTGTCGGCGGTGCTGGCGCATCCTGGCGACCGGCGCAGGCCGGCGCTGTTGCGCTGGGGCGCAACCACTGTGGCGTTGCTCCTGCTGGTCGCCGCGGCAGCGCGACCCGGTATCGACTCCCCCGCGCAATCCCACCGGGACCGCGATGCTGCCGCGGCCAGCCAGGGCGCAAACACCAACGTGTTCTTCGTCGTCGACCGGTCGGTGGACTCGCGCGTCTCCGACTACGGCGGAGCAGCGCGGATGTCCGGGATCCGCAACGATATGGCCGCGATCGTCGACACCTACCCGAAGGCACGGTTCGCGGTGATCGGGTTCGCGTCGGCACCGGACATCGCGTGGCCGCTGTCCGAGGACATCTGGAGCCTCAAGGCGGTCATCGCCGGTTTGTCGCCCTACGTCAGCGTGGCACCCGACGCCGCCTCGCAGGTGAATGCCGGTGCGGCCGCGAACCTGCTGCGCTATCAACTCATCCAGGCCAGTCAGCAATACCCCGGCGCCCGGAACCTGGTGTTCTACCTCGGCGAGGGCGCCGGTGGGTCGACGGCACCGCAGGCCGCCTTCGAGATCGGCGACCGGGTCTCCGGCGGAGCGGTCTTCGGTTACGGCACCGCGGCCGGCGGTCCGATCCCGGGTGCCTACGTCGACGGTGCGGTCACGTATCTGTCCGACGCCCGGTCGGGCGCGCCCGCGATCTCGGCGCTCGACGAGACGCGTTTGCGCCGAGTCGCAGACGATCTCGGCGTGCAGTATGTGCATCGCGAGCCCACGCAGCCGGTGACCGGTGCCCTGCCGCAGCTTAAGCCGGGCAGCGGCGCGGAGAGCGCGTCGCTGTCGTCGACCCCGGTCCCCGACCGCGTCGAGCTGTACTGGTTCTTGGCACTGCTGGCCGCCGTTGCGCTGCTGCCGGAGATCTATCTGACGGTGCGGGAGTTCTGGCGCAACCGCACCTCACGCCGGGAGGCGCGGTGA
- a CDS encoding shikimate kinase, with protein sequence MAPKAVLIGLPGSGKSTIGRRLAKAMGVAMLDTDAAIEEKTGRTVADIFANEGEKEFRRIEEEVIRDALATHDGVLSLGGGAVTTPGVRDALAGHTVVFLEISAAEGVRRTSGSTVRPLLAGPDHAEKYRTLMNERVPLYRRVATIRINTNRRNPGAVVRHIISRLENPQPPRRRRPPWRRSSSTSEKSSAPPSPTEPVESTPVTPATPAAMAARRAGVRK encoded by the coding sequence ATGGCGCCGAAAGCCGTGCTGATCGGACTGCCCGGCTCCGGGAAGTCCACCATCGGGCGGCGGTTGGCCAAGGCGATGGGTGTGGCGATGCTGGACACCGACGCCGCCATCGAGGAGAAGACCGGGCGCACCGTCGCTGACATCTTCGCCAACGAAGGCGAAAAGGAATTCCGTCGCATCGAGGAAGAGGTCATCCGCGACGCGCTGGCCACCCACGACGGTGTCCTGTCGCTTGGCGGCGGCGCGGTCACCACACCCGGGGTGCGCGACGCGCTGGCCGGCCACACGGTGGTGTTCCTGGAAATCAGCGCGGCCGAAGGTGTGCGCCGGACCAGTGGCAGCACCGTGCGCCCGCTGCTGGCCGGGCCTGACCACGCCGAGAAGTACCGAACGCTGATGAACGAGCGGGTGCCGCTCTACCGGCGGGTCGCGACGATCAGGATCAACACCAACCGACGCAATCCCGGTGCGGTTGTGCGCCATATCATTTCGCGGCTGGAGAATCCGCAACCGCCGCGCCGGCGCAGGCCGCCGTGGCGCCGCTCGTCATCGACGTCCGAGAAGAGTTCTGCCCCACCATCTCCCACTGAGCCAGTGGAGTCCACCCCGGTCACGCCCGCCACCCCGGCGGCGATGGCCGCCCGCCGCGCCGGAGTTCGCAAATGA
- a CDS encoding prepilin peptidase: protein MRAGAFGIVLLWAVALTVFDVRHRRLPNALTLPGAAAVLVGALVCGRGVPALAGGLGLAALYLTVHLVIPGGLGAGDVKLALGVGGLTGAFGPDVWLLAALGAPVLTAMLAVAVVVRDRTATVPHGPSMCLASLAAAAIVVF from the coding sequence ATGCGGGCAGGTGCGTTCGGAATCGTGCTGCTGTGGGCGGTGGCATTGACCGTGTTCGACGTCCGCCACCGGCGGCTGCCCAACGCGTTGACGCTGCCCGGGGCGGCCGCGGTTCTGGTTGGTGCGCTGGTGTGCGGCCGCGGTGTGCCCGCGCTGGCCGGAGGCCTGGGTCTGGCCGCGCTGTATCTGACTGTGCACCTCGTGATTCCGGGCGGCCTGGGCGCCGGTGACGTGAAACTGGCGCTGGGTGTGGGCGGGCTGACCGGAGCGTTCGGGCCGGATGTGTGGCTGCTGGCCGCTCTGGGCGCGCCGGTGTTGACCGCCATGCTGGCCGTCGCCGTGGTGGTGCGAGACCGGACTGCCACGGTGCCGCACGGGCCGTCGATGTGCCTGGCGAGCCTGGCTGCGGCGGCAATCGTGGTATTTTAG
- the aroB gene encoding 3-dehydroquinate synthase, translating to MTEYSSPVTIEVAVDPPYPVIVGTGLLGELGELLCGRHKVAILHQPTLAQTAEVIRAHLADNGVDAHRIEIPDAEAGKDLPVVGFIWEVLGRIGIGRKDALVSLGGGAATDVAGFAAATWLRGVDIVHVPTTLLAMVDAAVGGKTGINTEAGKNLVGSFHQPAGVLVDLAMLETLPHNELVAGMAEIVKAGFIADPKILDLIEADPQAAVDPSGDVLPELIRRAIAVKAEVVAADEKESALREILNYGHTLGHAIERRERYQWRHGAAVSVGLVFAAELGRLAGRLDDETAARHRTVLTALGLPVSYDADALPELVDSMAGDKKTRSGVLRFVVLDGLAKPGRLEGPDPALLAAAYAEVAR from the coding sequence ATGACAGAGTACTCATCGCCGGTGACCATCGAGGTCGCCGTCGATCCGCCCTACCCGGTGATTGTGGGAACCGGCCTGCTCGGTGAACTCGGCGAGTTGCTCTGTGGCCGGCACAAGGTGGCGATCCTGCACCAACCCACGCTGGCCCAGACCGCCGAGGTGATCCGCGCGCATCTGGCGGACAACGGCGTCGACGCCCACCGTATCGAGATTCCCGACGCCGAGGCAGGCAAGGACCTGCCGGTCGTCGGGTTCATCTGGGAAGTGTTGGGCCGCATCGGAATCGGTCGCAAGGACGCACTGGTCAGTCTCGGCGGCGGTGCGGCGACGGACGTGGCCGGCTTTGCCGCCGCGACCTGGCTGCGCGGTGTCGACATCGTGCACGTGCCGACCACGCTGCTGGCGATGGTTGACGCCGCCGTCGGCGGCAAGACCGGAATCAACACCGAGGCGGGTAAGAACCTGGTCGGCTCCTTCCATCAGCCCGCGGGTGTCCTGGTCGACCTGGCGATGCTGGAGACGTTGCCGCACAACGAGCTCGTCGCCGGGATGGCCGAGATCGTCAAGGCCGGCTTCATCGCCGACCCGAAGATTCTGGACCTCATCGAGGCCGACCCGCAGGCCGCCGTCGACCCCTCGGGCGACGTGCTGCCGGAACTGATCCGTCGGGCCATCGCCGTCAAGGCGGAGGTGGTGGCCGCCGACGAGAAAGAGTCGGCGCTGCGCGAAATCCTCAACTACGGACACACATTGGGCCACGCCATCGAACGCCGCGAGCGCTACCAGTGGCGCCACGGCGCGGCGGTGTCGGTGGGGCTGGTGTTCGCCGCGGAACTCGGCCGGCTCGCCGGGCGGCTCGACGACGAGACCGCCGCCCGCCACCGCACGGTGCTGACCGCGCTGGGCCTGCCGGTGAGCTACGACGCCGACGCGCTGCCCGAACTCGTCGACAGCATGGCCGGCGACAAGAAGACCCGCTCGGGAGTGCTGCGATTCGTGGTGCTCGACGGCCTGGCAAAGCCGGGTCGCCTGGAAGGTCCGGATCCGGCACTGCTGGCGGCGGCGTACGCGGAGGTGGCTCGATGA